The sequence TGGAAGCAGCAGCCCGATAGACCTAAGCCATGAAGTGGCGACGTCATTCGTAACATCAATTTAAACCGTAACATCGGCCAGTGTTACGGTTCAATTCGATGTTATGGCGGCCGCCTTGTCATTGACACGCATGGCGTGTCACTACGCTTAAGGCGTGCGTTTTCTGTCAGACGATGCCCGGCAACCAACAGCGCTGCCGGGCCTCCGAAGCCAGTCGCCCTTAAAGCGCAATCCGCGCCACAGACTCCTCACTTCCCTTCTCGTCCTTGTCCCCATTCTTGATGGTCACATACAGGACGTTCTTCTTCGCATCCAGCGCCAGGCTGTTCGGGTGGGTCGGCACGTCATACGCCCCCACCTGCTTGTAGCTCTCACTGTCATACGCAGTCACCGTACCGGCTTCCCGGTTGGTCACATACAAACGCTTGCGCGGCGCATCCAACAGCAGCCCCAGCGGGCCTGCGTCGGTGGCAATGCTCGCCAGTTCCTTGCCCGTGGTCGGGTCCAGCACCAGCACGCGCTGGCCCGGGTGCTTGGAGGCGAAGCCCGGAATGCTGCTGCCTTGGTACTTGCGGATCATCTCCAGCCCCTGGTCGGTCACGAACAGGCGCTTGCCGCTCGGGTCCAGGGCCAGGTTCATCGGCTGCTCGGCGCTGATGTTGAAGCGCTGCTCCACCTTGCCACTCTCGGTGCCCACGGTGACCACTTCGCCCAGCAGGTTGGAGGTCAGCACGCGCTTGTTGGCCGCATCCAGGGTCAGCCCCGGCGCCTTGGCGTTGCCCAGGCCCGGAATGGTGTTGATCAGCTTCAGCGTCTTCGTATCCACCACGAACAGCACGCTGCCCTCGCCGGAGTGGCCGGTCACGTACAGGCGGTTGTTCGGGGAATCCACCACCAGCTCGCGCAGGTCGTGGGTGTAGCCGGCCTTGCCGTCCTTGCCCACCTTCTTTTCCATCAGCTGCACGATGCCCACGGCCTTGTTGGTGGCCGTATCCACCACGGTCACCGAGGTGTCCACGGTGTTGCCCACGTACAGGCGGTTGTGGGCGTCGTCCAGCACCACGCCGAACGCCTTGCGCTCCAGCGGGATGTTGGCTTCAACGGCCAGCGAATCCGGATTCAGGCGCAACACCTGCGAAGGGCCCGCGGCATCGCCGAAGCCGCCCGAGGAGGCCACGAACAGCGCGTTCTGGGTCGGGCTGAAGGCCAGCTCGTACAGGCCCTGCGCAACGGCAGTGCGCTGGACGGAGGAAGCGGCGGCGGTGGTGCCGGCCTTTTCGGCGGCAAAGGCAGACGGAGCGCCAAGGGTCAGGCTGACGGCCAGCGCCAGGGCGGCCGAACGGAACAGGGAACGAGGGTGCATGCGAGCGTCCTTGTGAGAGGCAGAGGAAGGATCCTGGCTCGCGTGGCCGCTGGGAGGAGCGGCCAACCGCACGGTCGAAACACGTGGGAAGGCTGGCTGGCCCGGACATCTTAACAGGCGTGGGCCCGTCCCATCCTATGAGACGGCCCTGCGCCATCCTGCAGCCCGCTTCGGAGGAACACCATGAACAAGATCGACGCCGACTGGCTGGAAGAACTCAACGACGCCATGCGCAGCCTGTTTGCCATCAAGGCGCACGACCCGGAACTGGATCAGCGGTTGTTGATCAGCTACTACGACCTGGAGCCCCGGGACGCGGCCGTGGCGATCGGGAATGACTACGATCTGGATCGCAGCGAGGCTATCTGGCCGCCGGCTGGGTTGGTGTGGAACAGCTGAAGCCGAGCCTCTCGGGGCACGAACTATTTCATCGCGTCAAAGAGATTGCCAAAAAGCTTGGCGATCTCCCCGCCTTCGCTCCACAGGAACCAGAAGGACAGCACCAATGCGAGACCATGTACGTCGCGCTTCCTGACCCTGAACGTGTAGTACCTGTTGTCTGCCATCTTTCTCGTATCTTCCTGATTCATGATCTTGCTTCCTCCTTACCGACCTTCCATCAAACGCAGAATCTCCGTGACCCTGCGCTCCAGGTTCCGCCGCTCCAGATCACTTTTCAGGATCCTTTTCACCGCGCCTTCGTAATCGTCGCTGGCACAACCCATCATCGCCAGGCACATGCTCCCCATCAATGCGCTGGAAGGTCCGCAGTCGTACCCCATGCGGCAGGCGGCTACCTGCCATGCTTCGCTGGCTTGATCTCCAGTCACCAGTTCCCCGGCGGGCCCGCTGAACCCGGCCGGAAAGTTTCTAAACAACGTGCTGCCCATGGCAAACACGGCAGCAGGATCGTTTGAGCCGAGTACTTCTTCTATCAGGCTGGCAGATTCCGCCGCGTCTACGCTCTTCTTGTTCAAGGCGTTGTCCGTCAACCGGGCGGCCAGGTCACCGTTCTCGGCCGCTTGCGCGTACCAGCCACGAATAAGCTCCAGCGGCACGATGGCGCCGC is a genomic window of Stenotrophomonas bentonitica containing:
- a CDS encoding YncE family protein; this translates as MHPRSLFRSAALALAVSLTLGAPSAFAAEKAGTTAAASSVQRTAVAQGLYELAFSPTQNALFVASSGGFGDAAGPSQVLRLNPDSLAVEANIPLERKAFGVVLDDAHNRLYVGNTVDTSVTVVDTATNKAVGIVQLMEKKVGKDGKAGYTHDLRELVVDSPNNRLYVTGHSGEGSVLFVVDTKTLKLINTIPGLGNAKAPGLTLDAANKRVLTSNLLGEVVTVGTESGKVEQRFNISAEQPMNLALDPSGKRLFVTDQGLEMIRKYQGSSIPGFASKHPGQRVLVLDPTTGKELASIATDAGPLGLLLDAPRKRLYVTNREAGTVTAYDSESYKQVGAYDVPTHPNSLALDAKKNVLYVTIKNGDKDEKGSEESVARIAL